Proteins encoded within one genomic window of Candidatus Thermoplasmatota archaeon:
- a CDS encoding aldehyde ferredoxin oxidoreductase N-terminal domain-containing protein: protein MPAHAATADEVAERTIGDRKLGFVDLSTGKIGTKTIPIALRKRLLGGRGINVALLLKHLPPGVEPLSPQNVLVFGAGPLTGTLAPSSSRMNVTFKSPETNILGDGNIGGFFGAEMRNAGFDHLVVTGRAPRPSYLHVQDGGIEIRDAQPYWGHETIEVQEMIRRDFGEKRVEMVVTGVGGENLVRFAAVRSGLKRSARCGGGAVMGSKNLKAITATGTQTLRVAYPKELLQRANEIHHYVGGSKVAQVLGTVGTAFLYDTSNAIGAIRTKNSQLNAWTDVFNSDQIEHRVEKMVSCSSCYVHCTHRNDQGGEGPEYSTTGIMGANICIETTDELIALNNLCNDLGYDTSSAGTILAWHMELYQRGMITEKDVGFPLKWGDYETVVKLLKMTSRREGWGDVIAESTQAVRLGKLPKEAADYVIAVKGLPQSDPHDVRYLKAFALGIAVASRGADHLRNRPTLEIFMNLPMEKKAAIYGEGVTRDPTVYEGKAQTVAYSDNMFAAVDSAGICKFVTHGFNSPHLVDFSIVADLSRLT from the coding sequence ATGCCCGCCCACGCCGCGACGGCCGACGAGGTCGCCGAGCGCACCATCGGCGACCGCAAGCTCGGCTTCGTGGACCTCTCGACCGGCAAGATCGGGACGAAGACGATCCCCATCGCCCTCCGCAAGCGCCTCCTGGGCGGCCGCGGCATCAACGTCGCGCTCCTTCTCAAGCACCTTCCGCCGGGCGTCGAGCCGCTCTCGCCACAGAACGTGCTCGTCTTTGGCGCGGGCCCCTTGACGGGAACGCTTGCGCCCTCGAGCAGCCGCATGAACGTGACGTTCAAGTCGCCCGAGACGAACATCCTGGGCGACGGCAACATCGGCGGCTTCTTTGGCGCCGAGATGCGAAACGCCGGCTTCGACCACCTCGTCGTCACCGGCCGCGCCCCGCGGCCCTCGTACCTCCACGTCCAAGACGGCGGAATCGAGATCCGCGACGCGCAGCCGTACTGGGGCCACGAGACGATCGAGGTCCAGGAGATGATCCGGCGCGACTTCGGCGAGAAGCGCGTCGAGATGGTCGTGACGGGCGTGGGCGGCGAGAACCTCGTGCGCTTTGCCGCCGTCCGCTCCGGCCTGAAGCGCAGCGCCCGCTGCGGCGGCGGCGCGGTCATGGGAAGCAAGAACCTGAAGGCGATCACCGCCACGGGAACGCAGACCCTCCGCGTCGCCTACCCGAAGGAGCTCCTTCAGCGCGCCAACGAGATCCACCACTACGTCGGCGGCTCGAAGGTGGCCCAGGTGCTCGGCACCGTCGGCACGGCCTTCCTGTACGACACGAGCAACGCCATCGGCGCCATCCGCACGAAGAACAGCCAGCTCAACGCGTGGACGGACGTCTTCAACAGCGACCAGATCGAGCACCGCGTCGAGAAGATGGTGTCCTGCTCCTCGTGCTACGTGCACTGCACGCACCGCAACGACCAGGGCGGCGAAGGCCCCGAGTACTCGACGACCGGCATCATGGGCGCCAACATCTGCATCGAGACGACCGATGAGCTCATCGCGCTCAACAACCTCTGCAACGACCTCGGCTACGACACGAGCAGCGCCGGAACGATCCTCGCCTGGCACATGGAGCTCTACCAGCGCGGCATGATCACGGAGAAGGACGTGGGCTTCCCGCTCAAATGGGGCGACTACGAGACGGTCGTGAAGCTGCTGAAGATGACCAGCCGCCGCGAGGGCTGGGGCGACGTGATCGCCGAGTCCACGCAGGCCGTGCGCCTGGGCAAGCTCCCGAAGGAAGCCGCCGACTACGTCATCGCCGTGAAGGGCCTGCCGCAGAGCGACCCGCACGACGTGCGGTACCTCAAGGCGTTTGCGCTTGGCATCGCCGTCGCCTCGCGCGGCGCCGACCACCTGCGGAACCGTCCCACGCTCGAGATCTTCATGAACCTGCCCATGGAGAAGAAGGCGGCGATCTACGGCGAAGGCGTCACGCGCGACCCGACCGTCTACGAGGGCAAGGCGCAGACGGTCGCCTACAGCGACAACATGTTCGCGGCCGTCGACTCGGCGGGCATCTGCAAGTTCGTCACGCACGGCTTCAACAGCCCGCACCTCGTCGATTTCTCGATCGTGGCCGACCTCTCGCGCCTGACTT